The Rhodospirillaceae bacterium genome contains a region encoding:
- a CDS encoding ComEC/Rec2 family competence protein: MARMRRCLPEDAGGVFGRAAGLFAGGLAARLSDERERWLLWSPAAVGLGVFLYFSGTAEPALSMALALPAIAAVVLGAGWRRELLRFPAFLLLLCAIGYAAAAVRTWSVEAPAISRKIGPVTVTGRVVAVDPLRHGARAVLDDLAIGRLAAAETPERVRLTVRLGWTGLRPGRTVMLRAVLLPVRPPVAPGAADFQRRAYFERIGASGFAVTAPVAVREARTGWLDSRIERLRDTAMRRIGAVLSGDAGAVAAALLTGHRGGISPETMTAIRNAGLAHLLAISGLHIGMIAGIAFFALWFGLALVPGAALRWPTRKIAAIGALAVAAGYLLLTGATIPTQRAFLMLAVVMAGVLVGRVAISMRLVAAAATVLLLLSPESLPTPSFQMSFAAVVALVAAYEAWSIWRMRNRTPRLPRPVRALVGIGAASLIAGAATGPFALFHFHRLAMYGLAANLAAVPIVSFFVLPMGLLALFAMPFGLEAGPLWLMARGIDLMLWVAHGVAGLPGALALAPAPLAWGMALIVAGGLWLTIWQRRWRFAGVAAIAAGLASSLTVAPPDILVSPEVQLVATRTADGALAVSSARRGRFIARVWREGEAQRRPRFWHSDRLSRVRCDPLGCIYRLDGRLIAFPADPAALAEDCRRAFMIVADFDVRRRCPTVPWAIDRRTLMRNGSYAIGISAGRVTIRTDRDVRGDRPWVSRPPMQTRQIRLARGRAVADIR, encoded by the coding sequence ATGGCAAGGATGCGGCGCTGCCTGCCGGAGGATGCGGGCGGCGTGTTCGGCCGTGCGGCAGGGCTGTTTGCCGGCGGGCTGGCGGCGCGACTGTCCGACGAACGGGAACGCTGGCTGCTCTGGTCTCCGGCCGCCGTCGGCCTCGGCGTTTTTCTCTACTTCTCCGGGACGGCCGAACCGGCCTTGTCGATGGCGCTCGCCCTGCCGGCAATTGCGGCCGTTGTGCTTGGGGCGGGATGGCGCCGGGAACTCCTGAGATTCCCGGCTTTCCTGCTTCTCCTCTGCGCGATCGGCTACGCAGCCGCCGCGGTGCGGACCTGGAGCGTCGAGGCGCCGGCGATCAGCCGCAAGATCGGTCCGGTGACCGTTACCGGCCGGGTGGTCGCCGTCGATCCGCTCCGCCACGGTGCGCGCGCGGTGCTGGACGATCTCGCGATCGGCAGGCTTGCCGCGGCCGAAACGCCGGAGCGGGTTCGCCTCACGGTTCGCCTCGGCTGGACCGGCCTGCGGCCCGGCCGGACCGTCATGCTGCGCGCCGTCCTGCTGCCGGTCCGGCCGCCGGTCGCCCCCGGCGCGGCGGATTTCCAGCGCCGGGCCTATTTTGAGCGCATAGGCGCCAGCGGTTTTGCGGTCACGGCGCCCGTTGCGGTCCGGGAAGCCCGCACCGGATGGCTCGATTCGCGGATCGAGCGTCTGCGGGATACCGCGATGCGGCGTATCGGGGCGGTTCTGTCCGGCGATGCCGGCGCGGTGGCGGCCGCCCTGCTGACCGGGCATCGCGGCGGCATTTCGCCCGAAACGATGACGGCGATCCGCAACGCCGGCCTGGCGCATCTGCTGGCGATTTCCGGATTGCATATCGGCATGATCGCCGGCATCGCCTTCTTCGCCCTGTGGTTCGGTCTGGCGCTGGTTCCCGGCGCGGCTCTGCGCTGGCCGACGCGAAAGATTGCCGCGATCGGCGCGCTGGCGGTCGCGGCGGGCTACCTGCTGCTGACCGGCGCGACGATTCCGACCCAGCGCGCTTTCCTGATGCTGGCGGTGGTGATGGCGGGCGTCCTGGTCGGCCGGGTCGCAATTTCGATGCGGCTTGTGGCGGCGGCGGCGACGGTCCTGCTTCTGCTGTCGCCGGAGAGCCTGCCCACGCCCAGTTTCCAGATGTCCTTCGCCGCGGTGGTTGCGCTGGTCGCGGCTTACGAGGCCTGGTCGATCTGGCGGATGAGAAACCGGACGCCGCGGCTGCCGCGGCCTGTGCGCGCCCTGGTCGGCATCGGTGCGGCCAGCCTGATCGCCGGCGCGGCGACCGGGCCGTTCGCCCTGTTCCATTTCCACCGGCTGGCGATGTATGGCCTGGCCGCCAACCTGGCCGCGGTGCCGATCGTTTCCTTCTTCGTCCTGCCGATGGGGCTGCTGGCCCTGTTCGCCATGCCGTTCGGGCTGGAAGCCGGGCCGCTCTGGCTGATGGCCCGGGGCATCGACCTGATGCTGTGGGTCGCCCACGGCGTTGCCGGCCTGCCCGGCGCGCTGGCGCTGGCGCCGGCGCCGCTGGCCTGGGGCATGGCGCTGATCGTCGCCGGCGGCCTCTGGCTTACGATCTGGCAGCGTCGCTGGCGGTTCGCCGGCGTTGCCGCCATTGCGGCCGGCCTCGCCAGCAGCCTCACCGTCGCCCCGCCCGATATCCTGGTCTCGCCGGAGGTGCAGCTCGTCGCGACCCGCACCGCCGACGGGGCGCTCGCCGTGTCTTCGGCGCGGCGCGGCCGTTTCATCGCCCGGGTCTGGCGCGAGGGCGAGGCGCAGCGCCGGCCGCGGTTCTGGCACAGCGACCGGTTGAGCCGGGTACGCTGCGACCCGCTTGGCTGCATCTACCGGCTGGATGGCAGGTTGATCGCCTTCCCGGCCGACCCGGCGGCTTTGGCGGAGGACTGCCGGCGCGCCTTCATGATCGTGGCGGACTTCGATGTCCGGCGACGGTGTCCCACGGTCCCATGGGCAATCGACCGGCGGACGCTGATGCGCAACGGCAGCTACGCAATCGGCATTTCGGCGGGGCGGGTGACGATCCGCACCGACCGGGACGTGCGCGGCGACCGGCCCTGGGTCAGCCGCCCGCCCATGCAGACGCGTCAAATCCGGTTGGCGCGCGGGCGCGCCGTGGCCGATATAAGGTAA
- a CDS encoding acyl-CoA dehydrogenase family protein codes for MLTDDQIMIRDTARQFAQERLAPTAAERDRTGETPRGLLAEMGALGFMGMTIPEEWGGAGADTVAYVLAMEEIAGGDGGVSTVMSVNNSPVAAALFGYGSTEQKERFLKPLARGEINAAFSLTEPQAGSDASNLKTRAEKRGNKYVLNGAKQFISSGATADINLMFAVTDPAAGKRGISAFIVPTDTPGYKVVRKEEKLGQRSSDTCALILEDMEATPDLLVGQEGEGYRIALANLEAGRIGVAAQATGMARAAYEHAVAYARERVSFGKPIVEHQAVAFRLADMATQIEAAHQMALNVARLKDAGRPCLKEAAMAKLFASEMAERVCSDAIQVHGGYGYLQDFPVERIWRDVRVCKIYEGTSDVQKMIISRAIAAE; via the coding sequence ATGCTGACCGACGACCAGATCATGATCCGGGACACCGCCCGGCAGTTCGCGCAGGAGCGGCTGGCGCCGACGGCGGCCGAGCGCGACCGCACCGGCGAGACGCCGCGCGGATTGCTCGCCGAGATGGGCGCGCTCGGCTTCATGGGCATGACGATCCCGGAGGAGTGGGGCGGGGCGGGCGCCGATACGGTCGCCTACGTTCTGGCAATGGAGGAGATCGCGGGCGGCGACGGCGGCGTCTCGACCGTCATGAGCGTCAACAATTCGCCGGTCGCCGCCGCGCTCTTCGGCTACGGCTCGACCGAGCAGAAGGAGCGCTTCCTGAAGCCGCTGGCCCGCGGCGAGATCAACGCGGCCTTCTCGCTCACCGAGCCCCAGGCCGGCTCCGACGCCTCGAACCTCAAGACCCGCGCCGAGAAGCGGGGCAACAAATACGTCCTGAACGGCGCCAAGCAGTTCATCAGTTCGGGCGCGACGGCCGATATCAACCTGATGTTCGCCGTCACCGATCCGGCGGCCGGCAAGCGCGGCATCAGCGCCTTCATCGTGCCAACCGACACGCCGGGCTACAAGGTCGTGCGCAAGGAGGAGAAGCTCGGCCAGCGCTCGTCCGACACCTGCGCACTGATCCTCGAGGACATGGAGGCGACGCCGGACCTGCTGGTCGGACAGGAGGGCGAGGGCTACCGGATCGCGCTCGCCAACCTGGAGGCCGGCCGCATCGGCGTCGCGGCGCAGGCGACCGGCATGGCCCGGGCGGCCTATGAGCACGCCGTCGCCTATGCCAGGGAGCGGGTCTCGTTCGGCAAGCCGATCGTCGAGCATCAGGCGGTCGCCTTCCGCCTCGCCGACATGGCGACGCAGATCGAGGCGGCGCACCAGATGGCGCTCAACGTGGCGCGGCTGAAGGACGCCGGCCGGCCCTGCCTCAAGGAAGCCGCCATGGCCAAGCTGTTCGCCAGCGAAATGGCAGAACGTGTCTGCTCCGACGCCATCCAGGTCCACGGCGGCTACGGCTATCTGCAGGATTTCCCGGTCGAGCGCATCTGGCGCGACGTCCGGGTCTGCAAGATCTACGAAGGCACCAGCGACGTCCAGAAGATGATCATCAGCCGGGCGATCGCGGCGGAGTAG
- a CDS encoding Rid family hydrolase, translating into MRRTISSGSRLEADYAFSRALVDGDWVFVAGTTGMDYETGEMPDDAAAQAEQAFRTIERILNEAGASIEDTVRVQYTLTDAADLPALQPVMHRWFDTVRPAATAVIAGLVDPRMKIEIEVTVRKRTAP; encoded by the coding sequence ATGCGCAGAACGATCTCCTCCGGCTCCCGTCTGGAAGCCGACTACGCCTTTTCCCGCGCCCTGGTGGACGGGGACTGGGTATTCGTCGCTGGCACGACCGGCATGGACTACGAAACCGGCGAGATGCCCGACGATGCGGCGGCGCAGGCCGAGCAGGCCTTCCGCACCATCGAGCGTATCCTGAACGAGGCCGGCGCCTCGATCGAAGATACCGTGCGGGTGCAGTACACGCTGACCGATGCCGCCGACCTGCCGGCCCTGCAGCCGGTCATGCACCGGTGGTTCGATACGGTGCGCCCGGCCGCGACCGCCGTGATCGCCGGGCTGGTCGACCCGCGCATGAAAATCGAGATCGAAGTGACCGTCCGGAAGAGGACCGCCCCATGA
- a CDS encoding MFS transporter, giving the protein MSAPPAASGAADFPHYKRNIALLFVCWALTSTSMMLLITVSALVGASLAENKALLALPIAIQWYASAFFTIPASFIMARIGRRNGFLLAVTAMTIGAGLSLLAVYEGSFALFCVASLVVGFATGFQWYYRFAAAEVVPDSFRSRAISLVLAGGVVAAIVGPTLARYSVDWLAPVTYAGAYVGVVCIQATIMLILLTVQIPRPPRMALRGGRPLAEIARQPKFMLAVAGGVIGYGVMVLLMSVTPKAMEMCGLTFGEATHVIQWHVLGMYVPAFFTGHLIKRYGPQRIMLAGGLLNVACLAIAMADIAFENFLVALLLLGVGWNFLYTGATTLLTETYTLAERAKTQALNEFLVFGFVATATFFSGVTLQLYGWQNLAIGTLPLLLIVLAATVWLMMLSQREAAAKA; this is encoded by the coding sequence TTGTCCGCACCGCCCGCCGCTTCCGGCGCCGCCGACTTTCCGCATTATAAGCGCAACATCGCCCTGCTGTTCGTCTGCTGGGCGCTGACCAGCACGTCGATGATGCTGCTGATCACGGTGTCGGCGCTGGTCGGGGCCAGCCTGGCGGAGAACAAGGCGCTGCTCGCGCTGCCCATCGCGATCCAGTGGTACGCCTCGGCCTTCTTTACCATTCCCGCGTCCTTCATCATGGCGCGGATCGGCCGGCGCAACGGCTTCCTGCTGGCCGTGACCGCCATGACGATCGGCGCCGGCCTGTCCCTGCTGGCGGTCTACGAGGGCAGCTTTGCCCTGTTCTGCGTCGCCAGCCTGGTGGTCGGCTTCGCCACCGGCTTCCAGTGGTACTACCGCTTCGCGGCGGCGGAAGTGGTGCCGGATTCGTTCCGCAGCCGGGCGATTTCGCTGGTCCTGGCCGGCGGCGTTGTCGCGGCGATCGTCGGCCCGACCCTGGCGCGCTATTCGGTCGACTGGCTGGCGCCGGTGACCTACGCCGGAGCCTATGTCGGCGTCGTCTGCATCCAGGCGACGATCATGCTGATCCTGCTCACCGTGCAGATCCCCCGGCCGCCCAGAATGGCCCTGCGCGGCGGCCGGCCGCTCGCCGAGATCGCCCGCCAGCCGAAATTCATGCTCGCCGTCGCCGGCGGCGTGATCGGCTACGGCGTCATGGTGCTGCTGATGTCGGTGACGCCCAAGGCGATGGAGATGTGCGGCCTGACCTTCGGCGAGGCGACCCATGTCATCCAGTGGCACGTGCTGGGCATGTATGTCCCCGCCTTCTTCACCGGCCATCTCATCAAGCGCTACGGCCCCCAGCGCATCATGCTGGCCGGCGGGCTGCTCAACGTCGCCTGCCTCGCCATCGCGATGGCCGACATCGCGTTCGAGAATTTCCTGGTCGCGCTGCTGCTGCTCGGCGTCGGCTGGAACTTCCTCTACACCGGCGCGACGACCCTGCTGACCGAGACCTACACGCTCGCCGAGCGCGCCAAGACCCAGGCGCTCAACGAATTCCTGGTGTTCGGCTTCGTCGCCACGGCGACCTTCTTCTCCGGCGTGACCCTGCAGCTTTACGGCTGGCAGAACCTGGCGATCGGCACGTTGCCGCTGCTGCTGATCGTGCTCGCCGCCACCGTCTGGCTCATGATGCTGTCCCAGCGCGAGGCCGCCGCGAAGGCGTAA
- a CDS encoding SDR family oxidoreductase has product MNPMNNVLITGAGRGIGLEFARRFAASGAHIHATVRDLAKADALRALGASATIHTCDVTSDAHVGALADLLGDTPIDILINNAGILLGRGETFDTLEVADLEETLRVNTVAPVRVMQALAGNVARSERKLIVNISSRMGSVSEASGGNYSYRASKAALNMAVKVLANDLKGRGVTAIVVHPGWVQTDMGGPSAALSVKESVDGLMKVIDGVGLRDTGSFINHDGSRIPW; this is encoded by the coding sequence ATGAACCCCATGAACAACGTCCTGATTACCGGCGCGGGCCGCGGCATCGGCCTGGAATTCGCCCGCCGCTTCGCCGCCTCCGGCGCCCACATCCACGCAACGGTGCGCGATCTCGCCAAGGCCGACGCACTGCGCGCGCTGGGCGCGTCGGCGACGATCCACACCTGCGATGTCACTTCGGATGCCCATGTCGGGGCGCTGGCCGACCTGCTGGGCGATACGCCGATCGACATCCTGATCAACAATGCCGGCATCCTGCTGGGCCGGGGCGAAACCTTCGATACGCTCGAGGTCGCCGATCTGGAGGAGACGCTGCGGGTCAACACCGTGGCGCCGGTGCGGGTGATGCAGGCGCTGGCCGGCAACGTGGCGCGTTCGGAGCGCAAGCTGATCGTCAACATCTCCAGCCGCATGGGCTCGGTCAGCGAGGCGAGCGGCGGCAACTATTCGTATCGCGCCTCCAAGGCGGCGCTGAACATGGCGGTGAAGGTCCTGGCGAACGACCTGAAGGGCCGCGGCGTCACGGCGATCGTCGTCCATCCGGGTTGGGTACAGACCGATATGGGCGGGCCGTCGGCCGCTCTATCGGTGAAGGAGAGCGTCGACGGGCTGATGAAGGTGATCGACGGAGTCGGCCTTCGCGACACCGGCAGCTTCATCAACCACGACGGCAGCCGGATTCCGTGGTAG
- a CDS encoding methylcrotonoyl-CoA carboxylase, whose protein sequence is MAVIRSNLNTRTAQFRANDAHNRALVADLRETVAAVKRGGPERARERHLARGKLLPRDRVRTLTDPGSPFLEFSQLAAHGMYGGDVPSAGIVTGIGRVSGRECVIVCNDATVKGGSYHPITVKKHVRAQEIAIQNRLPCLYLVDSGGGNLPTQDEVFPDRDHFGRIFYNQANMSALGIPQIAVVMGSCTAGGAYQPAMSDQAIIVKEQGTIFLGGPPLVKAATGEVVSAEELGGADVHSRTSGVTDYYALDDHHALAMARRIVADLNMPKPLTTTLGAPAEPLYDPEELYGLIPDDVKKPYEIREVIARIVDGSDLDEFKQLYGTQLVCGFARIWGYPAGIVANNGILYSEEALKAAHFIELCSQRGIPLIFLQNIAGFMVGKKYEAGGIAKDGAKMVTAVATTKVPKFTLIVGGSYGAGNYGMCGRAYSPRFLWMWPNGRISIMGGEQAASVLSTIRRDAIEAGGGAWTDEEEDAFKAPIREQYERQGHPYYASARLWDDGVIDPADTRMTLALALSAALNAPVEDTRFGVFRM, encoded by the coding sequence GTGGCGGTTATCCGTTCCAACCTCAACACCCGAACCGCGCAGTTCCGCGCGAACGACGCGCACAACCGGGCGCTGGTCGCCGACCTGCGCGAGACCGTGGCCGCGGTCAAGCGGGGCGGGCCGGAGCGCGCCCGCGAGCGCCACCTGGCGCGCGGCAAGCTCCTGCCGCGGGACCGGGTGCGCACCCTGACCGATCCCGGCTCGCCGTTTCTGGAATTCAGCCAGCTCGCCGCCCACGGCATGTATGGCGGCGACGTGCCGTCGGCCGGGATCGTCACCGGGATCGGCCGGGTCTCGGGCCGGGAATGCGTCATCGTCTGCAACGACGCCACGGTGAAGGGCGGCAGCTATCACCCGATCACGGTCAAGAAGCATGTCCGGGCCCAGGAGATCGCGATCCAGAACCGGCTGCCCTGCCTCTATCTGGTCGATTCCGGCGGCGGCAACCTGCCGACCCAGGACGAGGTCTTTCCCGACCGCGACCATTTCGGGCGCATCTTCTACAACCAGGCCAACATGTCGGCGCTCGGCATCCCGCAGATCGCGGTGGTCATGGGCTCCTGCACCGCGGGCGGCGCGTACCAGCCGGCAATGTCGGACCAGGCCATCATCGTGAAGGAGCAGGGCACGATCTTTCTCGGCGGGCCGCCGCTGGTCAAGGCGGCGACCGGCGAGGTCGTCAGCGCCGAGGAGCTGGGCGGCGCCGACGTCCATTCCCGGACCTCCGGCGTCACCGACTATTACGCGCTCGACGACCATCATGCGCTCGCCATGGCGCGGCGCATCGTGGCCGACCTGAACATGCCCAAGCCGCTGACGACGACGCTCGGCGCGCCCGCCGAGCCGCTCTACGATCCTGAGGAGCTGTATGGCCTGATCCCGGACGACGTGAAGAAACCCTACGAGATACGCGAGGTCATCGCCCGGATCGTCGACGGCAGCGACCTCGACGAATTCAAGCAGCTCTACGGCACGCAGCTGGTCTGCGGTTTCGCCCGGATCTGGGGCTATCCGGCCGGTATCGTCGCCAACAACGGTATCCTCTATTCCGAGGAGGCGTTGAAGGCCGCGCATTTCATCGAACTGTGCAGCCAGCGCGGCATCCCCCTGATTTTCCTGCAGAATATCGCCGGCTTCATGGTCGGAAAGAAATACGAGGCCGGCGGAATCGCCAAGGACGGCGCCAAGATGGTGACCGCGGTCGCGACGACGAAGGTGCCGAAATTCACCCTGATCGTCGGCGGCAGCTACGGCGCAGGCAATTACGGCATGTGCGGCCGGGCCTATTCGCCCCGGTTCCTCTGGATGTGGCCGAACGGGCGCATCTCGATCATGGGCGGCGAGCAGGCGGCGAGCGTGCTCTCGACCATCCGGCGCGACGCCATCGAGGCCGGCGGCGGCGCCTGGACCGACGAGGAGGAGGACGCCTTCAAGGCGCCGATCCGCGAACAGTACGAGCGCCAGGGCCATCCCTATTACGCCTCGGCGCGGCTCTGGGACGACGGGGTGATCGATCCGGCCGATACGCGGATGACGCTGGCGCTGGCGCTCTCCGCCGCCCTGAACGCGCCGGTCGAAGACACGCGCTTCGGCGTGTTCCGGATGTAG
- a CDS encoding terminase small subunit has translation MSRPLSDNPAETAPKSPPAPPPAPPLTLRHEEFCRHYAATGNAAGAARDAGYAAGSARQTGHDLLERPAVAARVRAIRQAWRAVEREEAQILLGRLEQAWDAAVEKGSASLMLRVIRLQAELSGLDRRSAQRRAGLWPLPGEEAGEQAGEPAEERPVDGAEGPIAEAVRRGRHRTERALAAHRASRRALERHTDFDEAAWLATAQRLHATVEERRPRTPVRMDRRPAPAMTNPDNSLHGAVHGAADAPMPDSAPGGPPPTNPDISLHRAGLLPAAAEDRARGPAGVPVAPDRPFFPFFTDADRDRTMTEHDES, from the coding sequence ATGTCCCGGCCCTTGTCCGACAACCCGGCCGAAACCGCGCCGAAGTCTCCGCCCGCGCCGCCCCCTGCGCCGCCCCTCACCCTGCGCCATGAGGAGTTCTGCCGCCACTATGCCGCGACCGGCAACGCCGCCGGGGCGGCGCGGGATGCCGGCTATGCCGCGGGCTCGGCGCGTCAGACCGGGCACGACCTGCTGGAGCGGCCGGCGGTGGCCGCACGGGTGCGCGCCATCCGGCAGGCCTGGCGGGCGGTCGAACGCGAAGAGGCGCAGATCCTGCTCGGCCGGCTCGAGCAGGCCTGGGACGCGGCGGTCGAGAAGGGCTCGGCGTCGCTCATGCTTAGGGTCATCAGGTTGCAGGCCGAACTGTCCGGCCTCGACCGGCGCAGCGCCCAGCGGCGCGCCGGCCTGTGGCCCCTGCCCGGAGAGGAGGCGGGAGAGCAGGCGGGAGAACCGGCGGAAGAGAGGCCGGTTGACGGGGCCGAAGGCCCCATCGCCGAGGCGGTGCGCCGGGGCCGGCACCGGACCGAGCGGGCCCTCGCCGCCCACCGGGCGAGCCGCAGGGCGCTGGAGCGGCACACGGATTTCGACGAGGCGGCCTGGCTGGCGACGGCCCAGCGCCTGCACGCCACCGTCGAGGAGCGCCGGCCCCGCACTCCGGTTCGGATGGACCGCAGGCCGGCGCCCGCGATGACGAATCCTGACAATTCCTTACACGGGGCCGTACACGGGGCCGCGGACGCGCCGATGCCGGACAGCGCACCGGGCGGCCCGCCCCCGACAAATCCTGACATATCCTTACACCGGGCCGGCCTGCTGCCGGCGGCGGCGGAGGACCGCGCCCGCGGGCCGGCCGGCGTACCCGTCGCGCCCGACAGGCCGTTCTTCCCGTTCTTCACTGACGCGGACAGGGACCGGACCATGACGGAACATGACGAATCCTGA
- the gltX gene encoding glutamate--tRNA ligase, whose protein sequence is MTVVTRFAPSPTGFLHIGGARTALFNRLYARRQGGQFLLRIEDTDRARSTDAAKRAILDGLRWLGLEWDGAPAYQSDRLERHAAVAQELLDAGGAYRCYCSPDELAAMREAARKRGSGRLYDGTWRDRDPAEAPEGVAPVVRLRAPLDGETVIDDAVQGRVTVRNDQLDDMVLLRADGTPTYMLSVVVDDHDMAITHIVRGDDHLTNAFRQALIYRAMGWDIPAFAHIPLIHGPDGAKLSKRHGALGIEAYRDMGFPPEAMCNYLARLGWSHGDDEIFSMAQAADWFDLKDVGRSPARFDLAKLTSLSAHYIRETADGPLADALEPLVAGLLGAPLSQTERTRLRAGLSGLKPRAKTLADLAESALFYCRPRPLEPDAKAAKLLDDAGKARLALGRAALAGLDDWSAASAEAAIRAAAESAGEKLGSLAQPLRAALTGSTVSPGIFEVLDVLGRAESLGRIDDGLGRTAG, encoded by the coding sequence ATGACTGTCGTTACCCGTTTTGCCCCCTCGCCGACGGGATTTCTCCATATTGGCGGCGCCCGGACCGCCCTGTTCAACCGGCTTTACGCGCGGCGGCAGGGCGGGCAATTCCTGCTGCGCATCGAAGACACCGACCGCGCGCGCTCGACCGACGCTGCCAAACGGGCCATCCTGGACGGCCTGCGCTGGCTCGGCCTGGAATGGGACGGCGCGCCGGCCTACCAGTCGGACCGCCTCGAACGGCACGCCGCAGTGGCGCAAGAACTGCTCGATGCGGGCGGGGCCTATCGCTGCTATTGCAGCCCGGACGAACTGGCCGCGATGCGGGAGGCGGCGCGCAAACGCGGCAGCGGGCGGCTCTATGACGGCACCTGGCGCGACCGCGATCCGGCGGAGGCGCCGGAGGGTGTCGCGCCGGTGGTGCGCCTGAGAGCGCCGCTGGACGGCGAGACCGTCATCGACGACGCGGTCCAGGGCCGGGTGACGGTGCGCAACGACCAGCTCGACGACATGGTCCTGCTGCGCGCGGACGGCACGCCGACCTACATGCTGTCCGTCGTCGTCGACGACCATGACATGGCTATCACCCATATCGTGCGCGGCGACGATCACCTGACCAACGCATTCCGCCAGGCGCTGATCTACCGGGCCATGGGCTGGGATATTCCGGCCTTCGCGCATATTCCGCTCATCCACGGGCCGGACGGCGCCAAACTGTCCAAGCGGCACGGCGCGCTGGGCATCGAGGCCTATCGCGACATGGGCTTTCCGCCGGAAGCCATGTGCAACTATCTCGCCCGGCTCGGCTGGAGCCATGGCGACGACGAGATCTTCTCCATGGCGCAGGCGGCGGACTGGTTCGATCTCAAGGATGTCGGCAGGTCCCCGGCCCGCTTCGATCTCGCAAAGCTGACCAGCCTCAGCGCCCACTACATTCGGGAGACGGCTGACGGCCCGCTCGCCGACGCGCTCGAACCCTTGGTCGCCGGGCTGCTCGGCGCGCCGCTTTCGCAGACGGAGCGCACCCGGCTGCGCGCCGGCCTGTCCGGGCTGAAACCGCGGGCGAAGACGCTGGCCGACCTCGCGGAGTCCGCCCTGTTCTACTGCCGGCCGCGGCCTCTGGAGCCGGACGCCAAGGCGGCGAAACTGCTGGACGATGCCGGCAAGGCCCGGCTGGCGCTCGGCCGGGCGGCGCTCGCCGGGCTGGACGACTGGTCCGCGGCAAGTGCCGAAGCGGCCATCCGCGCCGCCGCCGAATCCGCCGGAGAAAAACTGGGCAGCCTCGCCCAGCCCTTGCGCGCGGCGCTCACCGGCAGCACGGTCTCGCCGGGAATTTTCGAGGTTCTGGATGTGCTCGGCCGTGCGGAGAGCCTCGGCCGGATCGACGACGGTCTCGGGCGGACCGCCGGTTGA